One genomic region from Kineobactrum salinum encodes:
- a CDS encoding LysM peptidoglycan-binding domain-containing protein, with product MKIMTRGWVLLGGVLLAACAVGPVQGPPEPVATVGERRAVEAVAQPGLTPQARFREALRMLEDGRARQARAELVAYLQEKPRSDVARDLLRQLDEDSNVYYPASYREITLASGESLSTLAHRYLGSVYQFYALAKYNGIAEPRRLRAGQILKIPLTETARASFAVEDDPESLAREMAQEAEAAALTTDAALPQEAAAEAETKVEAEADTGAAVAGANPAGEETEEESLPEPALQPAAVAAVPAGEPRELHRRALNAYRAQDLDKAIDLWNRVLVLDPEHENARLYRAQALELQSKLRRLN from the coding sequence TTGAAAATCATGACGCGGGGTTGGGTGCTGCTGGGTGGCGTTCTGTTGGCAGCTTGCGCTGTGGGGCCGGTGCAGGGGCCGCCGGAGCCGGTGGCTACGGTTGGAGAGCGGCGAGCGGTTGAGGCAGTTGCCCAGCCAGGGTTGACGCCCCAGGCACGGTTTCGGGAGGCGCTGCGCATGCTTGAAGATGGCCGGGCGCGGCAGGCGCGGGCTGAGTTGGTCGCCTATCTGCAGGAGAAGCCGCGCAGTGACGTGGCGCGGGATCTGCTGCGCCAGCTTGACGAGGACTCCAACGTCTACTATCCAGCCAGCTATCGGGAAATCACGCTGGCTTCCGGGGAGTCCCTGTCCACGCTGGCGCACCGTTATCTCGGCAGTGTCTATCAATTCTATGCCCTCGCCAAGTACAACGGCATTGCGGAGCCCCGCCGCCTGCGGGCGGGACAAATCCTGAAGATACCGCTGACGGAAACCGCGCGGGCCAGTTTCGCTGTCGAAGATGATCCCGAATCGCTGGCCCGGGAAATGGCGCAAGAGGCGGAGGCAGCGGCGCTGACAACCGATGCGGCCCTGCCACAGGAGGCTGCCGCAGAAGCGGAAACGAAAGTTGAGGCGGAGGCTGACACCGGGGCCGCTGTTGCCGGCGCGAATCCGGCTGGCGAAGAGACTGAAGAGGAGTCTCTCCCCGAGCCCGCGCTGCAACCTGCCGCGGTGGCGGCCGTGCCGGCGGGCGAGCCGCGCGAGCTGCACCGGCGGGCGCTCAATGCGTATCGTGCCCAGGACCTGGACAAGGCGATTGATCTTTGGAACCGGGTCCTGGTGCTGGACCCGGAACACGAGAATGCCAGGCTGTATCGCGCCCAGGCACTGGAGCTGCAGAGCAAGCTGCGGCGGCTGAACTGA
- a CDS encoding polysaccharide deacetylase family protein translates to MTNLPELPIRALLLSGASLLAACNSAPPVERAAVEVIAGNRETALVYLQPGQQYRDIAAALLNDPAAAWQLAELNSGRAARAGEVIAVPLQPVNPTSVYSDGYRTLPILCYHRFTARSRASHQLELTAAAFEQQLRYLVENQYQFLSFAEVADILRQGQPIPDRAVVLTIDDGYASVYDVAWPLLQKYQARATVFIYTDFIGAGAALNWSQLQTMAKSGLIEIQSHGKSHTSLSRLPQDESPDAYSMRLLAEVTGSREQFQRHLGVAPVHLSYPYGNSSETAVRTLQQAGYQLAATVTRGDNTTLSNPYLLHRTMIYDHHDMDDFAGFVQGFKRAPLH, encoded by the coding sequence ATGACGAATCTGCCTGAACTCCCCATCCGGGCCCTGTTGTTGAGCGGGGCCAGTTTGTTGGCCGCCTGCAACAGCGCTCCGCCAGTAGAGCGCGCAGCCGTGGAGGTGATAGCCGGGAACCGGGAGACTGCGCTGGTCTACCTGCAGCCGGGCCAGCAGTACCGGGACATCGCCGCCGCCTTGCTCAATGATCCCGCCGCTGCCTGGCAACTGGCGGAGCTCAACAGCGGCCGGGCGGCCAGGGCCGGGGAGGTCATCGCCGTACCGCTGCAGCCGGTCAATCCCACTTCAGTGTACAGCGATGGCTACCGCACCCTGCCAATTCTGTGCTATCACCGCTTCACGGCCCGCTCGCGCGCCAGCCACCAGCTGGAGCTGACGGCAGCGGCCTTCGAGCAACAACTGCGCTACCTGGTGGAGAACCAGTATCAGTTTCTGTCATTCGCAGAGGTAGCCGACATTCTGCGACAGGGACAGCCCATTCCCGACCGGGCAGTGGTCCTGACCATCGACGATGGCTATGCCTCGGTCTACGACGTCGCCTGGCCGTTGCTGCAAAAATACCAGGCCCGCGCTACCGTATTCATCTACACGGACTTCATCGGCGCCGGAGCCGCGCTCAACTGGAGCCAGCTGCAAACCATGGCCAAAAGCGGCCTGATCGAAATCCAGTCCCACGGCAAGAGCCACACCAGTTTGTCGCGGTTGCCGCAAGATGAGTCCCCCGACGCTTACAGCATGCGCCTGCTGGCGGAGGTCACCGGCTCCAGGGAGCAGTTTCAGCGCCACCTGGGCGTGGCTCCTGTCCACCTGTCCTATCCGTACGGCAACAGCAGCGAAACCGCGGTCCGGACTTTGCAACAGGCGGGCTACCAATTGGCCGCCACTGTGACACGGGGCGACAACACCACCTTGTCCAACCCCTACCTGCTGCACCGGACGATGATCTACGATCACCATGACATGGACGACTTCGCCGGTTTCGTGCAGGGGTTCAAGCGGGCGCCACTGCATTGA
- a CDS encoding FHA domain-containing protein gives MPAAGRSHLKTFYRELRRRKVFQTCFYYLLLCWGGLQAIDILFPLFDLDADLVSRYLFALAILGFPVAFTLAWFFQITREGVARSTPFSERRVLDNIPPINDRRRNGARGYFRKPGGPRSAVHDWTLSAETGPLAGLSFSITRSLVMGRSLDSDIAVVSPHVSRQHARLTLEGDMLSLEDLGSANGTMVNGRPLTGRCTLYNEDEIRFHDIVFRVTRSYASAGRGTAALDQTTYIEPLHSNSTPTKPTDRQ, from the coding sequence ATGCCGGCGGCCGGTCGATCGCACCTCAAGACGTTTTACCGGGAACTGCGCCGGCGCAAGGTTTTCCAGACCTGCTTCTACTACCTGCTGTTGTGCTGGGGTGGCCTGCAGGCCATCGATATACTGTTTCCGCTGTTTGACCTGGATGCGGATCTGGTGTCGCGCTACCTGTTTGCTCTGGCCATTCTTGGGTTTCCGGTCGCGTTCACCCTGGCCTGGTTTTTCCAGATTACCCGTGAGGGCGTAGCCCGCAGTACCCCTTTCAGTGAACGCCGGGTGCTGGACAATATCCCTCCCATCAACGACCGCAGGCGCAATGGGGCCAGGGGTTATTTCCGCAAGCCCGGCGGGCCCCGGAGTGCGGTGCATGACTGGACCCTGTCGGCCGAGACCGGCCCCCTGGCCGGGCTCAGTTTCAGCATTACGCGTTCGCTGGTGATGGGGCGCTCGCTGGACAGCGATATCGCCGTCGTCAGCCCCCACGTGTCGCGGCAGCATGCGCGGTTGACGCTGGAGGGGGACATGCTCAGCCTGGAGGACCTGGGCTCCGCCAATGGCACCATGGTCAACGGCCGGCCGCTGACTGGCCGCTGTACGCTTTACAACGAGGATGAGATCCGGTTCCACGATATTGTATTCCGGGTGACCCGCAGTTATGCCAGCGCCGGCCGGGGGACCGCGGCGCTGGATCAAACCACCTACATCGAACCGCTGCACAGCAATAGCACGCCAACTAAACCCACGGACCGGCAGTAG
- a CDS encoding serine/threonine-protein kinase → MEIVGRTIGRYQVQEHIGEGGMAHVYKAFDPSINRTVALKILKAEHCADEEHNNRFLREGKAAGALTHPNIVTIYDVGSLEGAPYIMMELLEGESLGDILQQGRRLPITTIIRIAIQLAKAMDYAHTRGVVHRDMKPDNIILGADGESVKITDFGIARMDSSPGNETTQVGMMLGTPRYMSPEQASGTIVDGRADLFAVGVIMYEMITGQKAFDAESLPTLIMQIVKKNPVPIRQLTTDAPAGLQKIVNKLLQKNPQRRFQSGKELQEALLRELSSVQSHEEEQRGYLPLQVKWTAIMGAVVAVAMTVASTLVFRAQSDALTRQAVDSGLSLAKFIAVQAAIPVLGEDWVTLESLVEDAAARQTFRYLVVADHRGIVRGASDSSLVGERWEPSNIEQTLLDGDTIQVQELEQPVFNFSLPVLFDQTVVGHLDLGVDTTELDAAMTTTGRMMAMLALAIVLAVSLLIYAFNKLIAKNLLLATSALQLLGRGQLETRISRKRDDEFGDLFNAVNHLADGIEKQLEGSGVTDGPLLDTVVVPEGKLEISGIVQGNPNDQTIVRSSDVNRDDESA, encoded by the coding sequence ATGGAGATAGTCGGCAGGACCATCGGGCGCTATCAGGTTCAGGAACATATTGGCGAAGGTGGCATGGCCCATGTCTACAAGGCCTTCGATCCCAGCATCAACCGCACTGTAGCCCTGAAGATACTCAAGGCCGAGCACTGCGCGGATGAAGAGCACAACAATCGCTTTCTGCGCGAGGGCAAGGCCGCTGGCGCCCTGACCCATCCCAACATCGTCACCATCTACGATGTCGGCAGCCTGGAGGGCGCGCCCTATATCATGATGGAGCTGCTGGAGGGAGAGTCGCTGGGCGACATCCTGCAGCAGGGCAGGCGCCTGCCGATCACCACCATTATCCGCATTGCGATCCAACTGGCCAAGGCCATGGACTACGCCCACACCCGCGGCGTGGTGCACCGTGACATGAAGCCCGACAACATCATCCTCGGCGCCGATGGCGAATCAGTGAAGATCACCGATTTCGGCATTGCCAGGATGGACAGCTCCCCTGGCAATGAGACCACCCAGGTGGGAATGATGCTGGGTACGCCGCGCTACATGTCGCCGGAACAAGCCAGTGGCACAATTGTAGATGGACGTGCCGATCTGTTCGCCGTCGGTGTGATCATGTACGAAATGATCACCGGGCAAAAGGCTTTCGATGCAGAGTCGCTGCCCACCCTGATCATGCAGATCGTCAAGAAGAATCCGGTTCCGATCCGGCAGCTGACGACGGATGCCCCCGCCGGGCTGCAGAAAATCGTCAACAAGTTGCTGCAGAAAAATCCCCAGCGCCGGTTCCAGTCCGGCAAGGAATTGCAGGAAGCGTTGCTGCGGGAACTGTCCTCGGTGCAATCGCACGAGGAGGAACAGCGCGGCTATCTGCCCCTGCAGGTGAAGTGGACCGCAATCATGGGCGCGGTGGTCGCCGTTGCAATGACTGTTGCATCGACCCTGGTGTTTCGTGCCCAGAGTGATGCCCTGACCCGGCAGGCCGTGGATTCCGGCCTGTCACTGGCCAAGTTCATCGCGGTGCAGGCGGCGATCCCGGTACTGGGGGAGGACTGGGTTACACTTGAATCACTGGTGGAGGACGCGGCTGCACGGCAGACCTTTCGCTATCTGGTCGTGGCGGACCACCGGGGCATTGTCCGCGGCGCCAGCGACAGCAGTCTCGTCGGGGAGCGCTGGGAGCCATCCAACATCGAGCAGACCCTGCTCGACGGGGACACCATCCAGGTGCAGGAACTGGAGCAACCGGTTTTCAACTTCAGCCTGCCGGTACTGTTTGACCAGACGGTGGTCGGCCACCTCGACCTGGGCGTCGACACCACCGAACTGGACGCTGCGATGACTACCACCGGCCGCATGATGGCCATGCTGGCCCTGGCAATTGTGCTGGCGGTATCGCTGTTGATCTACGCGTTTAACAAGTTGATCGCAAAGAACCTGTTGCTGGCCACCTCGGCCCTGCAGTTGCTGGGCAGGGGACAGCTCGAAACCCGCATTTCGCGTAAACGCGACGATGAATTCGGGGACCTGTTCAATGCCGTGAATCACCTCGCCGACGGCATTGAAAAACAGTTGGAAGGGAGTGGCGTCACCGACGGTCCGCTGCTGGATACGGTGGTGGTCCCGGAGGGCAAGCTCGAGATCAGCGGCATCGTCCAGGGCAACCCCAACGACCAGACTATTGTCCGGTCCAGCGATGTGAACCGCGATGACGAATCTGCCTGA
- the orn gene encoding oligoribonuclease, whose product MQHPDNLIWIDLEMTGLEPDSDRVIEIATIVTDSELNTLAEGPVIAVHQADAVLQGMDEWNTTHHTRSGLVARVRASDIDEAAAQEMTLAFLQQWVPAGTSPMCGNTICQDRRFLARYLPRLEAWFHYRNLDVSTLKILMQRWRPELEAGIHKTSTHQALEDIRESIAELRYYREHLLQPG is encoded by the coding sequence ATGCAGCACCCCGATAACCTGATCTGGATCGATCTGGAGATGACCGGCCTGGAGCCCGACAGCGATCGGGTCATCGAGATAGCCACCATTGTGACCGACAGCGAGCTGAATACCCTGGCGGAAGGGCCGGTCATCGCCGTGCACCAGGCGGATGCTGTATTGCAGGGCATGGACGAGTGGAACACCACCCATCACACCCGCTCTGGTCTGGTCGCTAGGGTCCGCGCCAGCGATATCGACGAAGCCGCCGCGCAGGAGATGACCCTGGCATTTCTGCAACAGTGGGTACCTGCCGGTACCTCTCCCATGTGCGGCAACACCATCTGCCAGGACCGGCGTTTCCTGGCCCGTTACCTGCCGCGCCTGGAGGCCTGGTTCCACTATCGCAACCTGGATGTGAGCACCCTCAAAATATTGATGCAGCGCTGGCGGCCCGAGCTGGAGGCCGGCATCCACAAGACCAGCACGCATCAGGCGCTGGAGGATATCCGCGAATCCATTGCCGAGCTGCGCTACTATCGCGAGCATTTGCTGCAGCCGGGTTGA
- a CDS encoding glucose 1-dehydrogenase has protein sequence MPGYRGRPGLGEAMVRLLIAEGAQVVLTDIDAEAGGKLAQVLRDEGASALFLEHDVTDEAAWRTVFDRLLQEYGRLDVLVNNAGGGTYNDLETLSLAEWRKIISLNLDSTFIGTQMAVRIMKGSGGGSIINLSSVGGLVGSPNLVAYSAAKAGVKLFSKSAAIHCGQRGYNIRINTVHPGLVKTRSGMEMAEQATGMAAAEAEAAFASMHPIGRIGRPEEIASAVLYLASDEASFATGAEFVIDGGYTAQ, from the coding sequence CTGCCTGGTTACCGGGGGCGCCCGGGGCTGGGTGAAGCGATGGTGCGACTGCTGATCGCGGAGGGGGCGCAGGTTGTACTCACCGATATCGACGCCGAGGCGGGAGGCAAGCTGGCGCAAGTGCTGCGTGACGAGGGCGCCAGCGCCCTGTTTCTGGAGCACGATGTCACCGACGAAGCTGCCTGGAGGACTGTATTTGATCGACTGCTGCAGGAATACGGCCGCCTCGACGTGCTGGTCAACAATGCTGGTGGTGGCACCTACAATGACCTTGAAACGCTGAGCCTGGCGGAGTGGCGCAAGATCATCTCGCTCAATCTCGACAGCACCTTCATCGGCACCCAGATGGCGGTGCGGATCATGAAGGGCAGCGGGGGTGGCTCGATCATCAACCTCTCCTCCGTCGGCGGTCTGGTCGGTTCGCCCAACCTGGTGGCCTACTCTGCCGCCAAGGCAGGGGTGAAACTGTTTTCCAAGAGCGCCGCCATTCACTGTGGTCAGCGCGGCTACAATATCCGTATCAATACGGTTCATCCCGGTTTGGTGAAGACTCGATCGGGGATGGAAATGGCGGAACAGGCCACCGGCATGGCAGCAGCGGAGGCAGAAGCGGCGTTCGCTTCAATGCACCCGATCGGTCGCATCGGTCGGCCCGAAGAAATCGCCTCTGCAGTGCTCTATCTCGCCAGTGACGAAGCAAGCTTTGCGACCGGCGCGGAATTCGTTATCGATGGAGGTTACACAGCCCAGTAA
- a CDS encoding alpha/beta fold hydrolase encodes MTTLQSRFLVCRERKLHFLEGGTPARPAIIIWHGVTGTCEDHRELATRLAQRYHVIVPDSPGCGLSEWISPAPGGASLGFHADIAEDLLRQLRIDTVAWIGSSKGGGLGIVVAGRDNAITVSHLILNDVGVSLPGKTCAALGQRLAEPPVFQGFEEFVAHVQRFLARSGVHRFNGEAHKLALSWSRRTDAGGFSYHYDPALARQFSEHPEDFDLWSFWDRITARTLLLQGEDSIVAADEIAAMCRRGPGCSHRRRPGGHVTFLDSPEEQDIIMEFLQTGGENHGAR; translated from the coding sequence AGGCCGGCAATTATTATATGGCACGGGGTCACAGGTACCTGCGAAGATCACCGGGAGTTGGCCACTCGGCTTGCCCAGCGGTATCACGTCATCGTGCCGGACTCACCCGGCTGCGGCCTCTCGGAATGGATCAGCCCCGCCCCCGGCGGGGCCAGCCTGGGTTTCCATGCGGACATCGCCGAAGATCTGCTGCGGCAACTGCGCATCGATACGGTGGCCTGGATCGGTTCCTCAAAGGGTGGGGGCTTAGGCATTGTGGTGGCGGGCAGGGACAACGCCATTACAGTAAGTCACCTGATACTCAACGATGTCGGCGTGAGTCTGCCCGGGAAGACATGTGCCGCCCTCGGGCAGCGGCTGGCGGAACCTCCGGTATTTCAGGGATTCGAGGAATTCGTTGCCCATGTGCAGCGCTTTCTCGCCAGATCGGGGGTACACCGTTTCAACGGCGAGGCCCACAAACTGGCACTGTCCTGGTCCCGCCGCACCGATGCCGGCGGCTTTAGCTATCACTACGACCCCGCTCTGGCTCGCCAGTTCAGTGAACATCCAGAAGACTTCGACCTCTGGTCCTTCTGGGACCGGATAACCGCCAGAACGCTGCTGCTGCAGGGAGAGGACTCCATCGTGGCAGCCGATGAGATAGCGGCGATGTGTCGACGCGGGCCCGGCTGCAGCCACCGGCGGCGCCCGGGTGGGCACGTCACCTTCCTGGACAGCCCAGAGGAACAGGACATCATCATGGAATTTCTGCAAACAGGGGGAGAAAACCATGGGGCGCGTTGA